The proteins below come from a single Papaver somniferum cultivar HN1 chromosome 11, ASM357369v1, whole genome shotgun sequence genomic window:
- the LOC113321011 gene encoding two-component response regulator-like PRR95 isoform X1: MEPRIIAAGKGSSTSSKQIDQGLAVVNLNLNEEELSNSRELVVVVEEQVIRWEKFLPRRFLRVLLVENDDSTRHIVTALLRKCNYQVAAVADGLKAWALLKKKPYNFDLVLTEVVMPSISGIGLLSKIMNNNICKSIPVIMMSSHDSIGIVFKCMLKGAADFLVKPIRKNELRNLWQHVWRKYCQSGSSGDGSENGKPHKTKMETDSDNEVASNHGSENAGIRSKADDSSDRGSRTQSSCRKSEMEIESAQKLGKSIPEAENIICCEETNPELGKHDFIMATVSASTPEKAKGKETVVEKEIKITLSIHDVVSTEKVWVKTAVCNGSLHWGEGPDSLRSEKNEVTDSKHLDQNDGTNKLPKEIIQFLGTALATHCSDEALETSNQREDILCSSAKASDRKRTAYNSVSSDLLELSLRRPQLNKEEEVLQTKHVLNHSIASAFSRYRNQRNHFSCPRTGSSSATKIDEGGDLHHDILEKAGNGRGVPLSHIETASLGRETPMNCQFSSGCDKEVEENSGSVRSKETACLGISSSKEVSAHPQLEVIQFPIPVGAIPFHSTVAGFGTMMQPIFCPDHSIPHFGQKDVCATPDPFSHKNTQSVNNILNWSSRQYLGNHHSDRLTQGTEAQRTHTEPAYPRPRVVAHLPGEQLDLGGNCNFSITVGSGSNGASEEISVPGNNGTAPETGNEDKYISSNGKGLDPNRSRREAALTKFRLKRKDRCFEKKVRYQNRKKLAEQRPRIKGQFVRQPVGDQPL; encoded by the exons ATGGAGCCAAGGATAATCGCAGCAGGAAAAGGATCATCAACATCATCGAAGCAAATTGATCAAGGTTTAGCTGTAGTTAATCTCAACTTAAATGAGGAAGAATTAAGCAACAGCAGAGAATTAGTAGTTGTAGTTGAAGAACAAGTGATTCGTTGGGAAAAGTTTCTGCCTCGGAGATTTCTTAGGGTTTTACTTGTCGAGAATGATGATTCAACACGCCATATTGTTACTGCTCTTCTCAGGAAATGTAACTACCAAG TTGCTGCAGTTGCAGATGGACTAAAGGCTTGGGCTTTGTTAAAGAAGAAACCCTACAATTTTGATCTTGTTCTAACAGAAGTAGTGATGCCTTCAATTTCTGGAATTGGTCTACTTTCTAAGATAATGAACAATAACATATGCAAAAGCATCCCCGTTATCA TGATGTCTTCGCACGATTCCATCGGAATCGTGTTTAAGTGCATGCTGAAGGGTGCCGCTGACTTTCTTGTGAAGCCAATTAGGAAAAATGAGTTGAGAAATTTGTGGCAACATGTTTGGAGAAAGTATTGT CAGTCTGGCAGCAGTGGAGATGGATCTGAAAATGGAAAACCCCATAAAACAAAAATGGAGACTGATTCAGACAATGAAGTGGCAAGTAACCACGGAAGTGAAAATGCTGGCATTAGATCCAAGGCTGACGATAGTTCAGATAGAGGAAGCCGTACTCAA AGTTCTTGTAGGAAATCAGAGATGGAAATTGAAAGTGCACAAAAGCTAGGAAAGTCTATTCCAGAAGCTGAAAACATAATCTGTTGCGAGGAAACTAACCCTGAATTAGGAAAACATGACTTCATTATGGCCACAGTGTCAGCATCAACTCCTGAGAAGGCAAAGGGGAAAG AGACCGTGGTTGAAAAGGAGATTAAGATAACTTTATCCATCCATGATGTCGTTTCTACTGAGAAGGTTTGGGTGAAGACTGCTGTTTGTAATGGATCATTACACTGGGGAGAAGGCCCAGATTCTCTGAGAAGCGAAAAGAATGAAGTTACTGACTCCAAACATCTAGATCAAAATGATGGAACCAACAAACTTCCGAAAGAGATAATACAATTTCTTGGCACAGCACTTGCTACACATTGTAGTGATGAAGCATTGGAAACTAGTAATCAACGAGAGGATATCTTGTGTTCATCTGCAAAAGCTTCTGATAGAAAGAGGACAGCATACAATTCTGTTTCCTCGGACTTGTTGGAGCTCTCTTTGAGAAGACCACAGCTAAACAAGGAAGAGGAAGTCCTCCAGACAAAGCATGTCCTAAATCACTCCATTGCATCCGCATTTTCAAG GTACAGAAATCAAAGGAATCACTTCTCTTGTCCAAGAACTGGATCTTCATCAGCCACTAAAATTGATGAAGGTGGTGATCTTCATCATGACATTCTTGAAAAAGCTGGTAACGGAAGGGGAGTTCCTTTGTCGCATATTGAAACTGCATCACTTGGAAGAGAAACTCCTATGAACTGCCAGTTCTCATCTGGTTGTGacaaagaagttgaagaaaattCAGGATCCGTTCGCTCAAAGGAAACCGCATGTTTAGGTATTTCTTCTAGTAAGGAAGTTTCTGCTCACCCTCAACTTGAGGTAATACAATTTCCTATTCCTGTTGGAGCGATCCCTTTCCACAGTACGGTTGCTGGCTTTGGTACTATGATGCAACCAATTTTCTGTCCCGACCATTCTATACCTCATTTTGGTCAGAAGGACGTATGTGCAACTCCTGACCCATTCTCCCACAAAAACACTCAATCTGTAAATAACATCTTAAATTGGAGTTCTCGTCAGTATCTCGGAAATCACCATTCAGATCGTTTGACGCAAGGCACGGAAGCACAAAGGACTCATACTGAACCAGCATATCCAAGACCAAGAGTAGTAGCACATCTTCCTGGTGAACAGCTCGACCTAGGTGGTAACTGTAATTTTTCTATCACCGTAGGCAGTGGAAGCAATGGCGCATCTGAGGAAATAAGTGTGCCTGGCAACAATGGAACTGCTCCAGAGACTGGAAATGAAGATAAATATATCAGCTCTAATGGGAAAGGTTTGGACCCTAATCGTTCTAGGCGTGAGGCTGCACTGACCAAATTCCGGTTAAAAAGAAAAGACCGATGTTTTGAGAAAAAG GTAAGATATCAGAATAGGAAAAAGCTTGCAGAGCAACGACCACGAATTAAAGGGCAATTCGTGCGTCAACCAGTTGGTGACCAACCACTATAG
- the LOC113321011 gene encoding two-component response regulator-like PRR95 isoform X2: MEPRIIAAGKGSSTSSKQIDQGLAVVNLNLNEEELSNSRELVVVVEEQVIRWEKFLPRRFLRVLLVENDDSTRHIVTALLRKCNYQVAAVADGLKAWALLKKKPYNFDLVLTEVVMPSISGIGLLSKIMNNNICKSIPVIMMSSHDSIGIVFKCMLKGAADFLVKPIRKNELRNLWQHVWRKYCSGSSGDGSENGKPHKTKMETDSDNEVASNHGSENAGIRSKADDSSDRGSRTQSSCRKSEMEIESAQKLGKSIPEAENIICCEETNPELGKHDFIMATVSASTPEKAKGKETVVEKEIKITLSIHDVVSTEKVWVKTAVCNGSLHWGEGPDSLRSEKNEVTDSKHLDQNDGTNKLPKEIIQFLGTALATHCSDEALETSNQREDILCSSAKASDRKRTAYNSVSSDLLELSLRRPQLNKEEEVLQTKHVLNHSIASAFSRYRNQRNHFSCPRTGSSSATKIDEGGDLHHDILEKAGNGRGVPLSHIETASLGRETPMNCQFSSGCDKEVEENSGSVRSKETACLGISSSKEVSAHPQLEVIQFPIPVGAIPFHSTVAGFGTMMQPIFCPDHSIPHFGQKDVCATPDPFSHKNTQSVNNILNWSSRQYLGNHHSDRLTQGTEAQRTHTEPAYPRPRVVAHLPGEQLDLGGNCNFSITVGSGSNGASEEISVPGNNGTAPETGNEDKYISSNGKGLDPNRSRREAALTKFRLKRKDRCFEKKVRYQNRKKLAEQRPRIKGQFVRQPVGDQPL; this comes from the exons ATGGAGCCAAGGATAATCGCAGCAGGAAAAGGATCATCAACATCATCGAAGCAAATTGATCAAGGTTTAGCTGTAGTTAATCTCAACTTAAATGAGGAAGAATTAAGCAACAGCAGAGAATTAGTAGTTGTAGTTGAAGAACAAGTGATTCGTTGGGAAAAGTTTCTGCCTCGGAGATTTCTTAGGGTTTTACTTGTCGAGAATGATGATTCAACACGCCATATTGTTACTGCTCTTCTCAGGAAATGTAACTACCAAG TTGCTGCAGTTGCAGATGGACTAAAGGCTTGGGCTTTGTTAAAGAAGAAACCCTACAATTTTGATCTTGTTCTAACAGAAGTAGTGATGCCTTCAATTTCTGGAATTGGTCTACTTTCTAAGATAATGAACAATAACATATGCAAAAGCATCCCCGTTATCA TGATGTCTTCGCACGATTCCATCGGAATCGTGTTTAAGTGCATGCTGAAGGGTGCCGCTGACTTTCTTGTGAAGCCAATTAGGAAAAATGAGTTGAGAAATTTGTGGCAACATGTTTGGAGAAAGTATTGT TCTGGCAGCAGTGGAGATGGATCTGAAAATGGAAAACCCCATAAAACAAAAATGGAGACTGATTCAGACAATGAAGTGGCAAGTAACCACGGAAGTGAAAATGCTGGCATTAGATCCAAGGCTGACGATAGTTCAGATAGAGGAAGCCGTACTCAA AGTTCTTGTAGGAAATCAGAGATGGAAATTGAAAGTGCACAAAAGCTAGGAAAGTCTATTCCAGAAGCTGAAAACATAATCTGTTGCGAGGAAACTAACCCTGAATTAGGAAAACATGACTTCATTATGGCCACAGTGTCAGCATCAACTCCTGAGAAGGCAAAGGGGAAAG AGACCGTGGTTGAAAAGGAGATTAAGATAACTTTATCCATCCATGATGTCGTTTCTACTGAGAAGGTTTGGGTGAAGACTGCTGTTTGTAATGGATCATTACACTGGGGAGAAGGCCCAGATTCTCTGAGAAGCGAAAAGAATGAAGTTACTGACTCCAAACATCTAGATCAAAATGATGGAACCAACAAACTTCCGAAAGAGATAATACAATTTCTTGGCACAGCACTTGCTACACATTGTAGTGATGAAGCATTGGAAACTAGTAATCAACGAGAGGATATCTTGTGTTCATCTGCAAAAGCTTCTGATAGAAAGAGGACAGCATACAATTCTGTTTCCTCGGACTTGTTGGAGCTCTCTTTGAGAAGACCACAGCTAAACAAGGAAGAGGAAGTCCTCCAGACAAAGCATGTCCTAAATCACTCCATTGCATCCGCATTTTCAAG GTACAGAAATCAAAGGAATCACTTCTCTTGTCCAAGAACTGGATCTTCATCAGCCACTAAAATTGATGAAGGTGGTGATCTTCATCATGACATTCTTGAAAAAGCTGGTAACGGAAGGGGAGTTCCTTTGTCGCATATTGAAACTGCATCACTTGGAAGAGAAACTCCTATGAACTGCCAGTTCTCATCTGGTTGTGacaaagaagttgaagaaaattCAGGATCCGTTCGCTCAAAGGAAACCGCATGTTTAGGTATTTCTTCTAGTAAGGAAGTTTCTGCTCACCCTCAACTTGAGGTAATACAATTTCCTATTCCTGTTGGAGCGATCCCTTTCCACAGTACGGTTGCTGGCTTTGGTACTATGATGCAACCAATTTTCTGTCCCGACCATTCTATACCTCATTTTGGTCAGAAGGACGTATGTGCAACTCCTGACCCATTCTCCCACAAAAACACTCAATCTGTAAATAACATCTTAAATTGGAGTTCTCGTCAGTATCTCGGAAATCACCATTCAGATCGTTTGACGCAAGGCACGGAAGCACAAAGGACTCATACTGAACCAGCATATCCAAGACCAAGAGTAGTAGCACATCTTCCTGGTGAACAGCTCGACCTAGGTGGTAACTGTAATTTTTCTATCACCGTAGGCAGTGGAAGCAATGGCGCATCTGAGGAAATAAGTGTGCCTGGCAACAATGGAACTGCTCCAGAGACTGGAAATGAAGATAAATATATCAGCTCTAATGGGAAAGGTTTGGACCCTAATCGTTCTAGGCGTGAGGCTGCACTGACCAAATTCCGGTTAAAAAGAAAAGACCGATGTTTTGAGAAAAAG GTAAGATATCAGAATAGGAAAAAGCTTGCAGAGCAACGACCACGAATTAAAGGGCAATTCGTGCGTCAACCAGTTGGTGACCAACCACTATAG